From Zingiber officinale cultivar Zhangliang chromosome 5B, Zo_v1.1, whole genome shotgun sequence, the proteins below share one genomic window:
- the LOC121984464 gene encoding protein AGENET DOMAIN (AGD)-CONTAINING P1-like, whose product MAPESGGEKKLGDRRGSVWFQPRDPVEVRSDDGFFGAWYEATAASSLPQHRVEIVYSTIVDNDDPSLPLREIVLVSQLRPRSPPPPLPAASTASTISSRPSTKTVGGPVSSPPSSIPPADTSSPSLRAGRSWSSTRPISDPTWSGPIAIGSPSAM is encoded by the exons ATGGCGCCGGAGAGTGGCGGTGAGAAAAAGCTAGGCGACCGGCGAGGATCCGTGTGGTTTCAGCCCCGGGACCCGGTGGAGGTCCGCAGCGACGACGGCTTCTTCGGCGCCTGGTACGAGGCCACTGCGGCCTCCAGCCTCCCCCAGCACCGCGTCGAGATTGTCTACTCCACCATCGTCGACAACGACGACCCCTCCCTTCCTCTCCGCGAGATCGTCCTCGTCTCCCAACTCCGTCCCCGATCACCGCCGCCGCCCCTTCCAGCTGCCAGCACGGCCTCCACGATCTCGTCGAGGCCTTCCACCAAGACGGTTGGTGGGCCGGTGTCATCTCCGCCATCCTCCATACCACCGGCCGATACATCGTCGCCTTCCCTACGAGCCGGGAGGAGCTGGAGTTCGACGCGTCCGATATCCGATCCCACTTGGAGTGGTCCGATCGCCATTGGGTCCCCTTCGGCGATGTG a